Proteins from a single region of Nomascus leucogenys isolate Asia chromosome 2, Asia_NLE_v1, whole genome shotgun sequence:
- the CMTM3 gene encoding CKLF-like MARVEL transmembrane domain-containing protein 3 produces the protein MWPPDPDPDLDPEPAGGSRPGPAVPGLRALLPARAFLCSLKGRLLLAESGLSFITFICYVASSASAFLTAPLLEFLLALYFLFADAMQLNDKWQGLCWPMMDFLRCVTAALIYFAISITAVAKYSDGASKAAGVFGFFATIVFAIDFYLIFNDVAKFLKQGDSADETTAHKTEEENSDSDSD, from the exons atgtGGCCCCCAGACCCCGACCCCGACCTGGACCCCGAGCCCGCCGGCGGCTCCCGTCCCGGCCCCGCGGTCCCCGGGCTCCGCGCCCTGCTGCCGGCGCGGGCTTTCCTCTGCTCTCTCAAAGGCCGCCTCCTGCTGGCCGAGTCG GGTCTCTCATTCATCACTTTTATCTGCTATGTGGCATCCTCAGCATCTGCCTTCCTCACAGCGCCTCTGCTGGAGTTCCTGCTGGCCTTGTACTTCCTCTTTGCTGATGCCATGCAGCTGAATGACAAGTGGCAGGGCTTGTGCTGGCCCATGATG GACTTCCTGCGCTGTGTCACCGCGGCCCTCATCTACTTTGCCATCTCCATCACGGCCGTCGCCAAGTACTCGGATGGGGCTTCCAAAGCCGCTGGG GTGTTTGGCTTCTTTGCTACCATCGTGTTTGCAATTGATTTCTACCTGATTTTTAACGACGTGGCCAAATTCCTCAAACAAGGGGACTCTgcagatgagaccacagcccaCAAGACAGAAG AAGAGAATTCTGACTCGGACTCTGACTGA